The proteins below are encoded in one region of Triticum aestivum cultivar Chinese Spring chromosome 1B, IWGSC CS RefSeq v2.1, whole genome shotgun sequence:
- the LOC123137762 gene encoding uncharacterized protein: METLAVAGGKPLSSARARRIARSREEMLGLLADFDGGDGSDRELSFSDLVDAVRPPPHTGHASASPPAPVGVEAEAAEQRREEAPAPKQKQAAAVAGKERRRLRRRQSDNRGSCGGGADGNGVLLNFYVPGLLTRSITAPRPGRGVMPAAGARQSAPPTVAAGKTRMQASLDIGCWPALWGRGRDHHHRNKPV; the protein is encoded by the exons ATGGAGACGCTCGCTGTTGCCGGGGGCAAGCCGCTGTCGTCGGCGCGGGCGCGGCGGATCGCCAGGAGCCGGGAGGAGATGCTCGGCCTTCTTGCTGATTTCGACGGCGGCGACGGCTCAGACCGCGAGCTCTCCTTCTCCGACCTCGTCgacgccgtcaggccgccgccccACACCGGCCACGCCTCCGCGTCGCCGCCGGCACCAGTCGGGGTCGAAGCGGAGGCGGCCGAGCAGAGGCGGGAGGAGGCCCCGGCACCGAAGCAGAAgcaagcggcggcggtggcgggaaaggagagaaggaggCTGCGGAGACGGCAGAGCGACAACAGGGGCAGCTGCGGAGGAGGCGCGGACGGCAACGGCGTGCTCCTCAACTTCTACGTGCCGGGGCTGCTCACCCGGAGCATCACGGCGCCGCGCCCCGGCCGGGGGGTGATGCCGGCCGCGGGAGCACGGCAGAGCGCGCCGCCGACGGTTGCTGCCGGCAAAACCAG GATGCAGGCGTCGCTGGACATCGGCTGCTGGCCGGCGCTGTGGGGCAGAGGCCGCGACCACCACCACCGTAACAAGCCAGTCTga